A part of Amycolatopsis lurida genomic DNA contains:
- a CDS encoding peptidase C39 family protein, whose translation MRRRGLVTLLTIATMTAVTAQTAEAGPGRPDDESIDYHEWSGHHGFRDGRLEGLGLDHGALRIDRPIGTIEHTEPTLGTTKTYEYGQWTSRSHAQGFDASQLVASWNAKTPAKTWIKVEAKGRTATGTETSWYVMSRWASGDADVKRTSVDGQSDANAAVDVDTLVMKAGVALRSYQLRVSLYREAGSRATPSVTSVGAMTSLVPDRFEVKATKPGRATGIELKVPAYAQNLHKGQFPEYGGGGENWCSPTSTEMVAEYWGKRPKAEDMKWIPEGYVDPTVAYAARYTFDYAYDGTGNWPFNTAYAASLGLRGHITRLHSLNELENYIARGIPVITSQSFKAEELDGAGYGTAGHIMVVVGFTKDGDVIANDPAANSNDRVRNVYKRHQFETIWQRTKRYNTNGGVSSGPGGVAYIITPGR comes from the coding sequence ATGCGCAGACGAGGGCTGGTCACGCTGCTGACGATCGCGACGATGACCGCGGTGACGGCACAGACGGCGGAGGCCGGTCCCGGCCGCCCGGACGACGAGTCGATCGACTACCACGAATGGTCCGGTCACCACGGATTCCGTGACGGCAGGCTCGAAGGGCTCGGCCTCGACCACGGCGCGCTGCGCATCGACCGCCCGATCGGCACGATCGAGCACACCGAACCCACGCTCGGCACCACGAAGACCTACGAGTACGGCCAGTGGACGTCGAGGAGCCACGCCCAGGGCTTCGACGCCTCCCAGCTGGTCGCCTCGTGGAACGCGAAGACGCCGGCCAAGACGTGGATCAAGGTCGAAGCCAAGGGCCGCACCGCCACGGGCACGGAAACCTCCTGGTACGTCATGAGCCGGTGGGCGAGCGGGGACGCCGACGTCAAACGCACCAGCGTCGACGGCCAGAGCGACGCCAACGCCGCGGTCGACGTCGACACGCTGGTCATGAAGGCCGGTGTCGCGCTCCGCTCGTACCAGCTGCGGGTCAGCCTGTACCGCGAGGCAGGCTCCCGCGCCACGCCGTCGGTGACGTCGGTCGGCGCGATGACGTCGCTCGTCCCGGACCGCTTCGAGGTCAAGGCGACGAAACCGGGCCGGGCCACCGGCATCGAGCTCAAGGTGCCCGCCTACGCGCAGAACCTCCACAAAGGACAGTTTCCCGAGTACGGCGGGGGGGGCGAGAACTGGTGCAGCCCCACGTCCACCGAGATGGTCGCCGAGTACTGGGGCAAACGGCCCAAGGCCGAGGACATGAAGTGGATCCCGGAGGGTTACGTCGATCCGACCGTCGCGTACGCCGCCCGCTACACGTTCGACTACGCCTACGACGGAACAGGCAACTGGCCGTTCAACACCGCGTACGCCGCTTCACTCGGACTGCGTGGGCACATCACCCGTTTGCACTCCTTGAACGAACTCGAGAACTACATCGCGCGCGGCATCCCGGTGATCACGTCGCAGTCGTTCAAGGCCGAGGAACTCGACGGCGCGGGCTACGGCACCGCCGGGCACATCATGGTCGTCGTCGGCTTCACGAAGGACGGCGACGTGATCGCGAACGACCCGGCCGCCAACAGCAACGACCGGGTCCGAAACGTCTACAAACGACACCAGTTCGAGACGATCTGGCAGCGCACCAAGCGGTACAACACGAATGGCGGCGTTTCCAGTGGTCCCGGTGGCGTCGCTTACATCATCACGCCTGGGCGCTGA
- a CDS encoding S-(hydroxymethyl)mycothiol dehydrogenase: MPYEVQGVVSRAKGEPVSLESVTVPDPGPGEAVVSVKACGVCHTDLHYREGGINDEFPFLLGHEAAGFVEAVGDGVTGLEPGDYVILNWRAVCGTCRACRRGKPWYCFSTFNATRPMTLADGTALSPALGVGAFLEKTLVHSGQCTKVDPAAEPAVAGLLGCGVMAGLGAALNTGAVSRGDSVAVIGCGGVGDAAIAGANLAGAKTIVAVDTDDRKLAWAEDFGATHTLNSKGLSEEQVVEAIREFTGSFGADVVIDAVGRPETWRQAFYGRDLAGTVVLVGVPTPDMRLDLPLIDFFSRGGSLKSSWYGDCLPSRDFPMLIDLYLQGRLPLDKFVTERIALDGVEQAFERMHRSDVLRSVVTW; the protein is encoded by the coding sequence ATGCCGTACGAGGTCCAAGGCGTCGTTTCCCGCGCCAAGGGTGAACCGGTCTCGCTGGAGTCCGTGACGGTGCCCGATCCCGGGCCCGGCGAGGCCGTCGTCTCGGTCAAGGCGTGCGGTGTCTGCCATACCGACCTGCACTACCGCGAGGGCGGGATCAACGACGAATTCCCGTTCCTGCTCGGCCACGAGGCAGCGGGTTTCGTGGAGGCCGTCGGCGACGGCGTCACCGGCCTCGAACCGGGCGACTATGTGATCCTGAACTGGCGCGCGGTCTGCGGCACCTGCCGGGCCTGCCGCCGGGGAAAGCCCTGGTACTGCTTCTCGACGTTCAACGCCACCCGGCCGATGACGCTGGCCGACGGCACCGCCCTGTCGCCCGCGCTCGGTGTCGGGGCCTTTCTCGAGAAGACACTGGTCCACAGTGGACAATGCACGAAGGTCGACCCCGCCGCCGAACCGGCCGTCGCCGGGCTGCTCGGCTGCGGGGTGATGGCCGGTCTCGGCGCGGCGCTGAACACCGGCGCGGTGAGCCGCGGAGATTCCGTCGCGGTCATCGGTTGCGGCGGCGTCGGTGACGCAGCGATCGCCGGGGCGAACCTGGCCGGCGCGAAGACCATCGTCGCCGTCGACACCGACGACCGGAAACTCGCCTGGGCCGAGGACTTCGGCGCCACGCACACGCTGAACAGCAAGGGACTGAGCGAAGAACAGGTCGTCGAGGCGATCCGGGAGTTCACCGGCTCGTTCGGCGCGGACGTCGTGATCGACGCGGTCGGCAGGCCCGAAACGTGGCGGCAGGCGTTCTACGGCCGCGATCTGGCGGGCACGGTCGTGCTCGTCGGCGTCCCGACCCCGGACATGCGGCTGGATCTGCCGCTGATCGACTTCTTCTCGCGCGGCGGCTCGCTCAAGTCGTCGTGGTACGGCGATTGCCTGCCCTCACGCGATTTCCCGATGCTGATCGACCTCTATCTCCAGGGCAGGCTCCCGCTCGACAAGTTCGTCACCGAACGGATCGCCCTCGACGGTGTCGAGCAGGCCTTCGAGCGTATGCACCGCAGCGACGTCCTCCGCAGCGTGGTGACGTGGTGA
- a CDS encoding TIGR03767 family metallophosphoesterase has protein sequence MSVISRRTFTAAGAAGVGLLLCTPTANALDRALARTASRAVRTAGTTLEAAAAPLTSGPGYTRLTAGPGWPLVVRGDLAAPKSGRDDRRRAMASFAQFTDLHFTDAESPARFEYLHPFVGSAHRPQETLGPVATTALVERVNSLKAGPFTGRPIDFMVTTGDNTDNHELIELEWFLKVLNGGTVNPTSGDPDVHEGVQTSGSSHYWNPGETLDDAYTKKGFPQLPGLLGAASNTFTSPGLDVPWFCTFGNHDDSIVGTVPDFPGMDAWYTGRFKVIGKDETTSRKLAKAIGSGSGVPVTELFGGSGTIREITPDERRRPFSTAEFVRHHLDSANTGPGPVGHGFSENNADGRNVYYTFRIAPGVVGISLDTTTMAGLADGSIGLGQFTWVENTLKRNSSTYYDFFGRKVTQNVTDELFILFSHHTSDTMGNVLPDARHPLEIRLNGDTFVSLLHRFPNVLAWVNGHTHRNKITPHAGKTAKQGFWEINTASHIDFPQHARIIEVADNADGTLSLFTTLIEAEAPYAAAYSDTSTQALASLYREFSYNDIHASLSAVGTAQDQNTELLLPNPLA, from the coding sequence ATGTCCGTCATCTCGAGGCGCACCTTCACCGCGGCGGGCGCCGCCGGCGTCGGCCTGCTGCTGTGCACGCCGACCGCCAACGCGCTCGACCGGGCGCTGGCGCGCACCGCCAGCCGCGCGGTGCGGACCGCGGGCACCACGCTCGAAGCCGCGGCAGCCCCGCTGACCAGCGGACCGGGCTACACGCGGCTGACCGCGGGCCCCGGCTGGCCGCTCGTCGTCCGCGGCGATCTGGCCGCGCCGAAGTCCGGCCGCGACGACCGGCGCCGCGCGATGGCATCCTTCGCGCAGTTCACCGACCTTCACTTCACCGACGCCGAAAGCCCGGCGCGGTTCGAGTACCTGCACCCGTTCGTCGGCTCGGCACACCGGCCGCAGGAAACCCTCGGCCCCGTCGCGACGACGGCGCTGGTGGAGCGGGTGAACAGCCTGAAGGCGGGCCCGTTCACCGGACGGCCGATCGACTTCATGGTCACCACCGGCGACAACACCGACAACCACGAGCTGATCGAGCTCGAATGGTTCCTCAAGGTGCTCAACGGCGGCACGGTGAACCCGACCTCGGGCGACCCGGACGTGCACGAAGGCGTCCAGACGTCCGGGTCCTCGCACTACTGGAACCCCGGCGAGACACTGGACGACGCGTACACGAAGAAGGGCTTCCCGCAGCTGCCCGGCCTGCTCGGCGCGGCCTCGAACACCTTCACCTCGCCCGGCCTCGACGTCCCGTGGTTCTGCACCTTCGGCAACCACGACGACAGCATCGTCGGCACCGTGCCGGACTTCCCGGGAATGGACGCCTGGTACACCGGCCGCTTCAAGGTGATCGGCAAGGACGAGACGACGTCGCGGAAGCTCGCCAAGGCCATCGGGTCGGGCTCCGGCGTCCCGGTCACGGAGCTGTTCGGCGGCTCGGGCACGATCCGCGAGATCACCCCGGACGAGCGACGGCGGCCGTTCAGCACCGCGGAGTTCGTGCGGCACCACCTCGACTCCGCCAACACCGGCCCCGGCCCGGTCGGTCACGGGTTCAGCGAGAACAACGCCGACGGGCGGAACGTGTACTACACCTTCCGCATCGCGCCGGGCGTCGTCGGCATCAGCCTCGACACCACGACGATGGCCGGGCTGGCCGACGGGTCGATCGGGCTCGGGCAGTTCACCTGGGTGGAGAACACGCTGAAGCGCAACAGCTCGACGTACTACGACTTCTTCGGGCGCAAGGTCACGCAGAACGTGACGGACGAGCTGTTCATCCTGTTCAGCCACCACACCAGCGACACCATGGGCAACGTGCTGCCGGACGCGCGTCACCCGCTGGAGATCCGGCTCAACGGCGACACGTTCGTCTCGCTGCTGCACCGGTTCCCGAATGTCCTGGCGTGGGTCAACGGGCACACGCACCGCAACAAGATCACCCCGCATGCCGGCAAGACCGCGAAGCAAGGCTTCTGGGAGATCAACACCGCCTCGCACATCGACTTCCCGCAGCACGCGCGGATCATCGAGGTCGCCGACAACGCCGACGGCACGTTGTCGCTGTTCACGACCCTGATCGAAGCGGAAGCCCCGTATGCGGCGGCGTACTCGGACACCTCCACGCAAGCGCTTGCGTCGCTCTACCGGGAGTTCTCGTACAACGACATCCACGCCTCGCTTTCGGCCGTCGGCACCGCCCAGGACCAGAACACGGAGCTGCTGCTGCCGAACCCGCTCGCCTGA
- a CDS encoding FAD-binding oxidoreductase, with product MTELIDHRLRRSWTPEGGDAAHLPAKALRWLVQRIGPLGSAAPLAPDSALSVPESALREQPKRDLEELVGADRVLLTPGERLARASGLSYLDLVRRRGFGDFPVPDAVVLPENPAEVQSVLEICARHDVGVVPFGGGTSVVGGVSALRGDKSAVIALDLTRLGELVSVDPVSRIAVLQAGVTGPEADRLLAAHGFTLGHVPQSYERATIGGFAATRSAGQASSGYGRFEDMVTGVRLATPRGEWKLGVAPASAAGPDLRQLAIGSEGALGVITEVALRVRPVPEVRRYEGYVLDGWDNGTDAVRELAQRHVLADVTRLSDVDESEVSLALNDSVKTKVLRRYLKARGVHAPCLLIVGWEGASKREVARRRQETTRVLGRFGAVRIGAALGESWRRGRFSGPRQRDALMDNGVCVETLETAAYWTELSDLRDAVRAALTATLGNAVIMCHVSHAYETGASLYFTVLTARDEADPVGQWQRAKAAASEAITGIGTISHHHAVGVDHARYLAAEIGSLGVDVLQAAKKAVDPAGILNPGKLL from the coding sequence GTGACGGAGCTTATTGACCACCGGTTAAGACGATCCTGGACGCCCGAAGGCGGTGACGCGGCCCACCTTCCGGCGAAGGCCTTGCGGTGGCTCGTCCAGCGTATCGGTCCACTGGGCTCCGCGGCGCCCCTCGCGCCCGATTCGGCACTGTCCGTTCCCGAATCGGCGCTGCGAGAACAGCCGAAACGAGACCTCGAGGAGCTTGTCGGCGCCGACCGAGTCCTGCTGACGCCGGGGGAACGGCTCGCGCGGGCGAGTGGTCTGTCCTATCTGGACCTGGTGCGGCGGCGCGGATTCGGTGATTTTCCGGTGCCGGACGCCGTCGTCCTGCCGGAGAATCCCGCCGAAGTCCAGTCGGTACTGGAAATCTGTGCACGGCACGACGTCGGCGTCGTCCCGTTCGGCGGCGGGACGTCGGTGGTCGGCGGGGTTTCGGCACTGCGCGGGGACAAGAGCGCGGTGATCGCGCTCGACCTCACCAGGCTCGGCGAACTGGTCTCCGTCGACCCGGTCTCCCGGATCGCGGTCCTCCAGGCGGGCGTCACCGGTCCGGAGGCGGACCGGCTGCTCGCCGCGCACGGCTTCACACTCGGGCACGTGCCCCAGTCCTACGAACGCGCCACCATCGGCGGGTTCGCCGCCACCCGGTCCGCCGGGCAGGCTTCGTCGGGTTATGGCCGGTTCGAGGACATGGTCACGGGTGTCCGGCTCGCGACTCCGCGTGGGGAATGGAAGCTCGGGGTCGCGCCGGCATCGGCCGCTGGACCCGATCTGCGGCAGCTGGCCATCGGCAGCGAAGGGGCGCTCGGGGTGATCACCGAGGTCGCCCTCCGCGTCCGCCCGGTGCCGGAAGTGCGCCGTTACGAGGGTTATGTCCTGGATGGCTGGGATAACGGCACCGACGCGGTCCGCGAACTCGCCCAGCGGCACGTGCTCGCGGACGTCACGCGACTGTCCGATGTGGACGAAAGCGAGGTTTCGCTGGCGCTCAACGACAGTGTGAAGACCAAGGTGCTCCGCCGGTACCTCAAGGCACGGGGAGTCCACGCACCCTGCCTGTTGATCGTCGGCTGGGAGGGCGCGTCGAAGCGCGAGGTCGCGCGGCGCCGTCAGGAGACCACCCGCGTCCTGGGGCGGTTCGGTGCCGTCCGCATCGGGGCCGCGCTCGGCGAATCCTGGCGCCGCGGCCGGTTCTCCGGTCCTCGGCAACGGGATGCCTTGATGGACAACGGTGTCTGTGTCGAAACCCTCGAAACCGCCGCGTACTGGACGGAACTGAGCGACCTGCGAGACGCCGTCCGTGCCGCGCTCACCGCGACGCTCGGCAACGCCGTCATCATGTGCCACGTTTCGCACGCCTACGAAACCGGTGCGTCGCTGTACTTCACCGTGCTCACCGCCCGCGACGAGGCCGACCCGGTCGGCCAATGGCAACGGGCGAAGGCTGCGGCGTCCGAGGCGATCACCGGGATCGGCACGATCTCGCATCACCACGCCGTCGGCGTCGACCACGCGCGCTACCTGGCGGCGGAGATCGGTTCGCTCGGGGTCGACGTGTTGCAAGCGGCGAAGAAGGCCGTCGACCCGGCCGGGATCCTCAATCCCGGGAAGCTTCTCTGA